The following nucleotide sequence is from Nesterenkonia xinjiangensis.
GAAGATCTCCCGCTCGCCGACGTCGGCGAAGCCGAACAGCAGCGGAGCGTCGTCCTGCCTGGGCACGAACGAGGTCTGCAGCCTGGTCTCCTGGCCGGGGCGAAGCTCGGCGAGCGTCTGCGGTGTGGCCGTCACCTGGAGTCCGAAGCCGGAGACCTCCACGACAGCATGGTCCAACCCCACATGGAGCACCTCGCCCCGGATAGAAGAGATCATCGTCCACCAGTCCTGTCTTGAGCGGGTGCGCCGTCAGGAGCGGCCGATTCGGCCGACGATCGCCACGGCGCCTCGTTAGTACACATCTTCGAAGAGACTACCGTCCGAGGCGGGGATCCCCGCGCCCGACGCGCCCGGCGCGGCCGCCTGCCGCTCGCCGCTCAGCATCTTTCCAAGCCTGCTGGGCGGCGGTGAGGCCGCCGGTTCTGCTCTCAGTCGCCTTCTGCAGAGCTGTTCGGGCGCCCTGATGGGTCCGGGTGCCGGCGGACATGTCCTGCCGCGTCCCGATCCCGGAGCGCCAGGCGTGGCAGATCGCGACGGCGTAGGCATCAGTGGCGTCCACCGGCTTCGGCAGCGTGGGCAGCCGCAGGATCCGCTGGACCATCCGGGCGACGGCCGCCTTGTCTGCGGCTCCGTCGTCGGTCACCGCCGCCTTGACCTCCGACGGCGTGTGCCACGCGACCGGGATCCCCCGGGCGGCGGCCGCCGCGATGACCACTCCCGAGGCCTGGGCGGTGCCGATCACCGTGGGCGCGTTGTTCTGCGCGAAGACGCGCTCGATGGCGAGCACATCAGGGGCATGGACGTCGAGCAGCCGCTCAGCCGCGCGCTGGATCGCGAGGATCCGCTCGGCCAGCTCCTGATCCGAGCGGGTCCCGGTGACCTCCACATGCACTGACTCGCCGGTGCGGTCTCGGTTCATCTCCACGATCGCGAAGCCGCAGCGGGTCAGCCCCGGATCCACTCCCAGGATCCGCTGGGCGACCCGTGAGTCGCCTGCCGTGCCGCCGACGCGCGCCGATGCCGCCATCGCCGGACCCAGGTCAGCTCTCGGCGTCGAGCGCGGCCATGGTGTCCGCGCTGAGGTCGGCGTTGGTGTGGATGTTCTGCACGTCGTCGAGGTCCTCGAGCGCGTCGTGGAGCTTGAGGAATTTCTTGGCCGCCGCGAGGTCCAGATCGACCTTGACCTCGGAGACGAACTCCACCTCATCGGAGTCGCAGGTGATCCCGGCCCCCTCGAGCGCCGTGACGACCTCTTGGAGATCCTGCGGCTCGGACTGCACCTCGAAGGTGTCCTCGTGCTCCAGGAGCTCCTCGACGCCGGCCTCGAGGACCGCGGCGAGCACGTCATCCTCGGTGAGGCCCTCCTTGGGAACGGTGACGACGCCCTTGCGCTGGAACATGTAGGCCACGGAACCCGGGTCCGCCACGGTGCCGCCGGAGCGGGTCACAGCCACCCGCACCTCGGAAGCCGCGCGGTTGCGGTTGTCGGTGAGGCACTCGACGAGCAGCGCAGAACCCTGCGGCCCACGCACCTCGTACATGATCTCCTCATACTCGACGGCGTCGCCGGTCAGGCCGGCCCCACGCTTGATGGCACGGTCGATGTTGTCATTGGGGACCGAGTTCTTCTTGGCCTTGGAGACCGCCAGATCCAACGCCGGGTTGCCGGCAGGGTCAGGGCCGCCGTTGCGCGCGGCGACCTCGATCTGCTTGATGTAGCGAGCGTTGATCTTGGCGCGCTTGGCGTCCACAGCAGCCTTGCGGTGCTTGGTGTTGGCCCATTTGGAGTGGCCGGCCATAGTTCTCCGATCTCGTCAGTCAGGGTTTCAGGGCATGGCATGTCGAGGTGACATGCGACAAGTACTCTGGGGATCAGCCTACCGTCGACACGATCGGAAAGCAGTCGCCTTGAGTCACACCGCCTCCCCCGGCTCACCCCCCACCGAACGAACCGCGGACGCGGCGCCCCAGGCGTCCTCCTCCGGGGATCCCTTCGGGGAGGGGTTCCTCCTGGAACACCAGCACCCGGACCTGCGCCGGGTCTCTTCGACCGACTGGCTGCCGGCGCTGCGGGCCGGAATGGCCGATGCACGTCGGGACCTGGACCAGGTGGCCGACGACGACGCCCCCGCTGACGCGGAGAACACGCTGCGAGCCATCGGCCGCGCCGGTCGCCGGCTCACGCGCGTCCACCGGGCCTTCTCCTGTCGGTTCTCCGCAGACGGCACCGATGAGCTCCAGCAGGTTCAGGCCGAGATCGCCCCCGAGCTGGCCGCGCACCGTGACTGGTTCCAGCTCCATGCCGGTCTGCATCGTCGTCTGCAGGAGCTCGCCGAACGTGCCGCCTCAGGAGAGACCGCCCTGAGTGAGGAGCAGTCACGGATGCTCGGACAGCTGCTGGCGGAGGCCCAGGCGGCCGGAGCGGGTCTCGACGCAGACGCCCGGTCCGAGCTGCGTGCGCTCAACCGAGGCCTCGCCGAGGAGGAGTCCGCCTATCAGCGTCTCCAACGACGAGAAGCTGAGGAGAGCGCCGTGCTCGTGACCGATCCTGCCGCTCTCGCCGGGCTCGAAGGCGCCCCGCGGTCCTCGGCCGCTGAGGCCGCCCGCGACGCCGGCCACGCGGAGAGTCACCTGCTCCGGCTGTCCATGCCGGTCCAGCAGCCGTTGCTGGCCTTCTTGGAGGATCGCGACACCCGCCGCCGCCTCCACGAGGCCTCCGTCTCGCGCGGCACGCTGCCTGGCGAGGACGGGCGCACCACCCGACAGATCGGGGCCCGGATCGCCGTGCTCCGAGCACGGCGGGCCCGACTGCTGGGGCACGCTCACCACCTGGACGCGGTGCTGCCGCTGCGCACCGCCCCGGACAGGAGAGGCATCGAGGAGATGCTGCGTCCGCTGGCCGAGGGCGGACTCCGACGGCTGGCCGCCGAACTGGCCGCCGTCGAATCGCACCTGCACGCTGCAGGAGAGGTCGACGGCGCACTGCAACCCTGGGACATCAGTTACGGGCTGGCCGTCGTCGCACGGGCACGTGCGGCCCGGACCGAGCCGGTCGGTGACCGCGATGACGGCTCCCTGCCGCTGGAGACCGCCCTGAGCCGGGTCTTCGAGGCGGCGCGTCGTGTCTATGGACTGCAGGTCCTCGAACGCGAGGACCTCCCGCCTTTCGTCGAGGGAGCACGGTCCTTCGAGGTGCGTGAGTCGGACGGTGCCGTGCTGGGCCTGTTCCTGCTGGACCTGCACAGCCGCCCCACCAAGGCCGGCGGTGCCTGGATGAACTCGTTCTCTGTGGCCTCCACGCTGACCGGGGCACGCCCGGTCGTCATCAACTGTCTGAATCTGGCGCGGCCCGCTGCCGGTGACCTCCCCCGCGTCACCAGGGCTGAGCAGCGCACCCTGTTCCATGAGTTCGGGCATGCCCTGCACGGGCTGCTGGCCGAGGCAGAGTTCGAGGAGCTCTCCGGCACCGCCGTGCCGAGGGACAACGTCGAGTTCCCCTCCCAGGTCAACGAGGTCTTCGCCGAACTGTGGCGCCACTCCCCCGGCGACGCCCGGCACCACGAAGAGGGCGGCGTCCCCGGACGGGACGATCGTGAGGACATCCGGCTGTGGGGACGCGGGATGAAGACCGTCGAGCACGTGGCCGCCGTCGTGCTCGACCTGGCCTGGCACACCATGAGCGTGGAACAGGCGGAGGAGGCCGCGGAGGATCCGGAGGGGTTCGAGCGTCGGGCCCTGGCCGCCTGGGGCCTTGACCATCCCCTCGTGCCGCCGCGCTACGGCACCGGGTTCTTCAAGCACATCTTCGCCGGCTCCGGATACGCCGCCGGCTACTACTCGTACCTCTGGGCGGAGGTTCTCGCGGCCGACGCCGCCGACTGGTTCCGCGAGCTGATGGGTGACGAGACGGCCCTCGCACGGGCCGGGCAGCACTTCCGCCGTGAGGTGCTCAGCAGGGGCAACACCCGTGCGCCCGAGGAGTCTTTTCGCCGAGCGGTCGGGCACGCTCCCTCGATCACCCCGATGCTGCGCAGCCTGGGTATGGACGTGCCCGCCTGATCAGTGACTCTGCCGGTCCGCCTGAGCTCTGACGCTGACCATCCGTTGGACGACCGTCACGGCCGAGGCGACGGCCAGCAGGGTGAGCACTCCGAGCAGCACACCGGGGTGCAGGCCGAGCCCGGTGAAGCCGGTGAAGACCAACGTCACCACCATGCGTTCGGGCCGTTCGGCGATGCCCACGTCCGCGATGTAGCCCAGAGCCTCGGCCTTGGCGCGGACATAGGAGACCAGACCCCCGAGCAGCAGGCAGGCCGCCGCCGCCACCCCGATCCACGGCTGGTCTCCTCCCGTGAAGAACCAGATCAGGAGCCCGAGGAACACGGCGCCGTCCTGGACACGGTCCAGGGTGGAGTCCAGGAAGCCGCCCAACGGCGAGGTGCGATCGCTCAGGCGGGCCATGAGACCGTCGACGAGGTCCGAGAAGATGAACAGAGTGATGAACACGGTCCCCCAGAAAAGCTCCCCCAACGGGTAGAGCACCAGGGCTCCCAGACTCACCCCGAGGGTGCCGATGATGGTGACCGCGTTCGGCGTCACTCCCATCCTGATCAGCAGCCGCGCGAGCGGGGTGAACAGGGAGGCGAAGAGGTTGCGGGCGTGTCTGTTCAGCATCAGGCCTCACCCTCCTCGACCCGGGCCCGGGGATCCCGCTCGCTGCGGGCCTGCTGCTCGGCGAAGCTGTGGGCGGCGTCGTCCCAGACGTCGTGAAGCATGCGGTGGGTCTCCCCCAGGGTCTGTGCCATGTTCTTGGTCTGGGCGATGATCGGCAGGAAGTTCCCGTCCCCGCCCCAGCGCGGCACCACATGCTGGTGCAGGTGGGCCGAGATGCCGGCGCCGCCGTCCTTGCCCTGATTCAGCCCCAGGTTGAACCCTCCGGGGGCCGCGACGGTGCGCAGGGCCACCATCGCCACCTGGGAGAGCCGGATGAACTCCTGGGACTCCGCGAGGGTGAGATCCGTGAGGTCGGGGACATGCCGGTAGGGGCACACCAGCAGATGCCCGGGGTTGTACGGGTAGAGGTTGAGCAGCACGTAGCAGTGGTGGCCCCGGTGGACGATGAGGGACTCATCGTCGGAGCGCCTCGGCCCGACGCAGAACGGGCAGTCCTCAGCCCCTGAGACCTGGTCCTGGCCGCGCCGCATGTAGGCGATGCGGTGGGGGTTCCAGAGCCGCTGAAACGCATCGGGCACGCCGGCGAGAGGAAAGTCATCCGTCTCTGCGTCAGCACCGCCGGCGACGTCCCGCTCCTGGTCCATCACGAGAAGCTCAGGCCTCTCGGTCTTCGATGGCCTTCAGGATGCGGGACACGGCCTCGTCGACGGGGACCTGGTTGTCCTGGCTGCCATCGCGGAAGCGGAAGGACACCGCTCCGGCCTCGGCATCCTCGCCACCGGCGATGAGCACGAAGGGGATCTTGTCCTTGGAGGCGGTGCGGATCTTCTTCGGGAACCGGTCGCTGCCGTCCTCGAGCTCGGCGCGCACCCCGGCGGCCTTCAGCCGATCGATGACCTCGGCGAGGTAGTCGTTGAAGGGCTCCGCCACCGGAATCCCGCGCACCTGCACCGGGGCCAGCCATGCCGGAAACGCCCCGGCATAGTGCTCCAGCAGAATGGCGAAGAACCGTTCGATGGAGCCGAAGAGCGCCCGATGGATCATGATGGGACGCTGCCTGGTGCCGTCTTCGGCGGCGTACTCGAGCTCGAAGCGTTCAGGCAGGTTCGGGTCCACCTGCACCGTGGAGAGCTGCCACTTGCGTCCGATGGCGTCCGTGACCTTCAAGTCGATCTTCGGGCCGTAGAACGCCGCCTCTCCGGCGATCTCGGTGAGCTTCAGCCCGGAGCTGACGGCGACGTTGCGCAGCGCCTGGGTGGAGGACTCCCAGAACTCGTCCGAGCCGACCCACTTGGCCTTCTCGTCATCACGCATGGACAGTTCGAGCTCGAACGTCTCCAGCCCGAAGTCCCTCAGCAGCGAGACCACGAACTCGACCACCTTGGTGACCTCGTCCTCGAGCTGGTCCTGGCGCACGAACAGATGGGCGTCGTCCTGGGTGAACCCCCGCACCCGGGTGAGTCCGTGCAGGGCGCCGGAGCGCTCGTTGCGGTAGACGGTGCCGTTCTCCGCCAGGCGCAGCGGCAGCTCCCGGTAACTGCGCCCGCGCTCCTTGTAGATGAGGATGTGCATCGGGCAGTTCATGGGCTTCAGGAAGTAGTCCTGGCCCTGCTTGGTGATGTTGCCCTCGTCGTCGCGCTCCTCGTCCATGTGGATGGCGGGCCACATGTCGTCCTGGTAGTTGGCCAGGTGACCGGAGGTCGCGAACAGGTCCGCCTTGGAGATGTGCGGGGTGTACACGTACTGGTAGCCGGACTCCAGGTGCCGTGCCCGTGCGTGCTGCTCCATCAGGCCGCGGACCAGGCCGCCCTTGGGGTGCCAGACAGAGAGGCCCGAGCCGATCTCCTCCGGGAAGCTGAAGAGGTCCAGCTCCCGACCGAGACGACGGTGGTCGCGGCGCTCCGCCTCAGCGAGACGGTCTTTGTAGGCCTTCAGATCATCCTTGGTGGGCCACGCGGTGCCGTAGAGGCGCTGGAGCTGCGGATTGGCCTCCTTGCCGCGCCAGTAGGCGCCCGCTGCCCGCATCACCGAGTAGGCGTTGGCGATCGGCTTGGTGGACGGCAGATGCGGGCCGCGGCAGAGGTCCGCCCAGACCCGCTCTCCGTGGCGGTCCACGTTGTGGTAAAGGGTGATCTCACCCCCGCCGATCTCCACCGAAGCGCCCTCGGTGGCGGAGGCGCCGTTCTGCGAGTCGAGCAGCTCCAGCTTGTACGGCTCCTGGGCCATCGCCGCGCGCGCCTGCTCCTCCGTGACGACCTCACGCTCGAAGCGCTGGCCCTGCTTGACGATCCTCTGCATCGCCTTCTCGATCTTCTTCAGGTCCTCCGGGGTGAAGGGCTCGTCGACGTCGAAGTCGAAGTAGAAGCCGTCGGTGATGTAGGGACCGATGCCCAGCTTGGCATCGGGGAAGAGCTGCTGGACCGCCTGGGCCATGACATGCGCGGTGGAGTGACGCAGCACCTCGAGGCCCGCCTCCTCGGTGATCTGGACCGGCTCGACGACGGCACCTGCGGGGAGCTCACGGGATAGGTCCCAGAGCTGGCCGTCGACGCGCATGACCACGATGGTCGGCTGCTCCGCGAAGAGAGTGGTCCCAGTGGTGCCCGGCGTGATGGCGGTGGCCTCGCCGTCGATCGTGATGGTGATCTTCTCGGACACTGCGTTGTCGGACACTTGGAGCGGTTCTCCTCACGGATCGGCCAGGTTCACCGGCCACGGTCGGGGCACGTGGGACCTCGTCAACGGGGTCGGATGCGATTCTACGGGAATCGGCCCGTGCTTATGCACCGCAGGCAGGACATGCACACCGAGCAAGGGGGCGATCCGCCGGCCCTCAGCGTTGGCATCCCGGGCACCAGTAGAGTCTGCGACCCTGCAGCTCCTGCGCGGCGAGGGTCTCCCCGCAGCGCAGGCAGCTGGTGCCCTGGTGCTGATAGACCCAGTGGCGGCGTCCGGCGGCGCCGTCGTGGGAGGCCGCGGCGTCCTCGGGCCGCAGGGTGCGGATCACACCCTCGGCGACCCCCTGGCGGAGCTGTGCGGTGAGTCGGTGCCAGAGCGAGGCCACGGCCTCCTGGCTGAGACGCTGGGCAGGCGTCTGCGGGTCCATCTGCT
It contains:
- the pgsA gene encoding phosphatidylinositol phosphate synthase gives rise to the protein MLNRHARNLFASLFTPLARLLIRMGVTPNAVTIIGTLGVSLGALVLYPLGELFWGTVFITLFIFSDLVDGLMARLSDRTSPLGGFLDSTLDRVQDGAVFLGLLIWFFTGGDQPWIGVAAAACLLLGGLVSYVRAKAEALGYIADVGIAERPERMVVTLVFTGFTGLGLHPGVLLGVLTLLAVASAVTVVQRMVSVRAQADRQSH
- a CDS encoding YebC/PmpR family DNA-binding transcriptional regulator, which encodes MAGHSKWANTKHRKAAVDAKRAKINARYIKQIEVAARNGGPDPAGNPALDLAVSKAKKNSVPNDNIDRAIKRGAGLTGDAVEYEEIMYEVRGPQGSALLVECLTDNRNRAASEVRVAVTRSGGTVADPGSVAYMFQRKGVVTVPKEGLTEDDVLAAVLEAGVEELLEHEDTFEVQSEPQDLQEVVTALEGAGITCDSDEVEFVSEVKVDLDLAAAKKFLKLHDALEDLDDVQNIHTNADLSADTMAALDAES
- the thrS gene encoding threonine--tRNA ligase yields the protein MSEKITITIDGEATAITPGTTGTTLFAEQPTIVVMRVDGQLWDLSRELPAGAVVEPVQITEEAGLEVLRHSTAHVMAQAVQQLFPDAKLGIGPYITDGFYFDFDVDEPFTPEDLKKIEKAMQRIVKQGQRFEREVVTEEQARAAMAQEPYKLELLDSQNGASATEGASVEIGGGEITLYHNVDRHGERVWADLCRGPHLPSTKPIANAYSVMRAAGAYWRGKEANPQLQRLYGTAWPTKDDLKAYKDRLAEAERRDHRRLGRELDLFSFPEEIGSGLSVWHPKGGLVRGLMEQHARARHLESGYQYVYTPHISKADLFATSGHLANYQDDMWPAIHMDEERDDEGNITKQGQDYFLKPMNCPMHILIYKERGRSYRELPLRLAENGTVYRNERSGALHGLTRVRGFTQDDAHLFVRQDQLEDEVTKVVEFVVSLLRDFGLETFELELSMRDDEKAKWVGSDEFWESSTQALRNVAVSSGLKLTEIAGEAAFYGPKIDLKVTDAIGRKWQLSTVQVDPNLPERFELEYAAEDGTRQRPIMIHRALFGSIERFFAILLEHYAGAFPAWLAPVQVRGIPVAEPFNDYLAEVIDRLKAAGVRAELEDGSDRFPKKIRTASKDKIPFVLIAGGEDAEAGAVSFRFRDGSQDNQVPVDEAVSRILKAIEDREA
- a CDS encoding M3 family metallopeptidase, which gives rise to MSHTASPGSPPTERTADAAPQASSSGDPFGEGFLLEHQHPDLRRVSSTDWLPALRAGMADARRDLDQVADDDAPADAENTLRAIGRAGRRLTRVHRAFSCRFSADGTDELQQVQAEIAPELAAHRDWFQLHAGLHRRLQELAERAASGETALSEEQSRMLGQLLAEAQAAGAGLDADARSELRALNRGLAEEESAYQRLQRREAEESAVLVTDPAALAGLEGAPRSSAAEAARDAGHAESHLLRLSMPVQQPLLAFLEDRDTRRRLHEASVSRGTLPGEDGRTTRQIGARIAVLRARRARLLGHAHHLDAVLPLRTAPDRRGIEEMLRPLAEGGLRRLAAELAAVESHLHAAGEVDGALQPWDISYGLAVVARARAARTEPVGDRDDGSLPLETALSRVFEAARRVYGLQVLEREDLPPFVEGARSFEVRESDGAVLGLFLLDLHSRPTKAGGAWMNSFSVASTLTGARPVVINCLNLARPAAGDLPRVTRAEQRTLFHEFGHALHGLLAEAEFEELSGTAVPRDNVEFPSQVNEVFAELWRHSPGDARHHEEGGVPGRDDREDIRLWGRGMKTVEHVAAVVLDLAWHTMSVEQAEEAAEDPEGFERRALAAWGLDHPLVPPRYGTGFFKHIFAGSGYAAGYYSYLWAEVLAADAADWFRELMGDETALARAGQHFRREVLSRGNTRAPEESFRRAVGHAPSITPMLRSLGMDVPA
- the ruvC gene encoding crossover junction endodeoxyribonuclease RuvC, which codes for MAASARVGGTAGDSRVAQRILGVDPGLTRCGFAIVEMNRDRTGESVHVEVTGTRSDQELAERILAIQRAAERLLDVHAPDVLAIERVFAQNNAPTVIGTAQASGVVIAAAAARGIPVAWHTPSEVKAAVTDDGAADKAAVARMVQRILRLPTLPKPVDATDAYAVAICHAWRSGIGTRQDMSAGTRTHQGARTALQKATESRTGGLTAAQQAWKDAERRAAGGRAGRVGRGDPRLGR
- a CDS encoding HIT family protein, coding for MDQERDVAGGADAETDDFPLAGVPDAFQRLWNPHRIAYMRRGQDQVSGAEDCPFCVGPRRSDDESLIVHRGHHCYVLLNLYPYNPGHLLVCPYRHVPDLTDLTLAESQEFIRLSQVAMVALRTVAAPGGFNLGLNQGKDGGAGISAHLHQHVVPRWGGDGNFLPIIAQTKNMAQTLGETHRMLHDVWDDAAHSFAEQQARSERDPRARVEEGEA